TGCTGGGGAAGCAACTGCTTATGAGAATACCGATGGTAGTGTCATTGTGGTGATGTCTAATAGTATGAACCATGATCGAGACATCTCGATTGATGTTAAGGGCAAAACATACGAGGCTCACTTAAAAGAACATTCATTCAACACATTCGTTTTCTCTTAACGAGGCGCGGGCTGAAAAAACGGCTGGATAGATTTAAATATTTTAAAAGAGCTTGAAAAAGTATTTGCGACATGATAAATTTAAAATGTAAGTTGGTTTATATAACCAACTAACTAACTAACAAAACCTGGAGGCTTGCTTATTATGAGTTATTGGAATGTCGATAAAATTAAGTATGTTGGTACCGGAGAGAAAAAGTCAGGATTAGGATTTCAATATTATAATCCGGATGAAGTCGTTGGTGGTAAGAAAATGCGTGATTGGTTACGCTTTGCGGTCGCTTATTGGCACACATTTGACCAACGGTTAGTCGATCCGTTTGGTGATGGAACGGCTATTCGCCCATATGACAAGTACACTGACCCAATGGATCAAGCGTTGGCTAAAGTGGATGCCGCATTTGAATTTTATGATAAATTAGGCGTTGACTTTCTTTGTTTCCACGATCGGGATTTAGCTCCCGAAGGCGATACGCTTCGCGAAACCAATAGAAACCTGGACAAGGTTGTTGACAAAATCGTTGAAAACCAAAAAACTTCTGGAATGAAAGTGCTTTGGAACACATCCAACTTATTTACCAATCCCCGTTTTGTTGAGGGTGCCGGTACTTCACCATATGCTGACATTTTTGCTTACTCAGCAGCGCAATTAAAGCACAGTTTGGAAATTGGTAAGCGTGTCGGATCGGAAAACTACGTATTCTGGGGCGGCCGTGAAGGTTATGAATCACTTTGGAACACTGATATGAAACGTGAACAAGAACATGCTGCCAAATTATTCCATATGGCTAAAGACTACGCCAACGAAATTGGTTTTGATGCACAAATGCTGCTTGAACCAAAGCCAAAGGAACCAACCACTCATCAATATGATTTTGATGCTGCCACTACGATTGCCTTTATGAAAGAATATGGCCTTGATAAAGACTTCAAGCTTAATTTGGAAGGTAACCACGCGAACTTGGCCGGCCATACCTATCAACACGAAATCCGAGTTGCTCGAGAAGCCGGTTTGTTGGGCTCATTGGATGCCAACCAAGGTGATAAGCTGATTGGCTGGGATATTGACGAATACCCTTCAAACTTATACGAGACGACTGCGGCAATGACTGAAGTTGTTGAAAATGGTAGTATTGGACCTCGCGGCGGATTGAACTTTGATGCCAAGCCACGACGTTCTTCATTTGAACCAAATGACTTGTTCTATGGCCACATTGTCGGAATGGATAGCTTTGCAGCCGGCTTGAGAGTTGCTGTTGCAATGAAAAACGACGGCGTCCTTGATGACATCGTTA
Above is a genomic segment from Lentilactobacillus buchneri containing:
- the xylA gene encoding xylose isomerase, with the translated sequence MSYWNVDKIKYVGTGEKKSGLGFQYYNPDEVVGGKKMRDWLRFAVAYWHTFDQRLVDPFGDGTAIRPYDKYTDPMDQALAKVDAAFEFYDKLGVDFLCFHDRDLAPEGDTLRETNRNLDKVVDKIVENQKTSGMKVLWNTSNLFTNPRFVEGAGTSPYADIFAYSAAQLKHSLEIGKRVGSENYVFWGGREGYESLWNTDMKREQEHAAKLFHMAKDYANEIGFDAQMLLEPKPKEPTTHQYDFDAATTIAFMKEYGLDKDFKLNLEGNHANLAGHTYQHEIRVAREAGLLGSLDANQGDKLIGWDIDEYPSNLYETTAAMTEVVENGSIGPRGGLNFDAKPRRSSFEPNDLFYGHIVGMDSFAAGLRVAVAMKNDGVLDDIVKNRYSSFDSGIGADIESGKASMADLENYSLDKTQKDLRDATHSDHLEEIKDTINHYIIQTLK